From a single Hypanus sabinus isolate sHypSab1 chromosome 7, sHypSab1.hap1, whole genome shotgun sequence genomic region:
- the LOC132396925 gene encoding 7SK snRNA methylphosphate capping enzyme-like isoform X1: MSPMMMMMKKKQQPLEDGSGTLLKPEYLSKVAEEVVEGDRVVESAAAAAPAPPGAELSRPRNGLQARGCKRRHSSISSGFKHPGFKQQQRRQRAASDCDPVLPSNFLLGGNIFDPLNLNSLLDEEVSRALNAETPKSSPLPSRSREPVEILVPRDITDPLSLNRDSEVPPSPLKLGRKRRHRHGHHPVEEPPGPAAADVVAEPEPYELNTAINCREEIVSPVLRGAEPGSAAGGGTRHRKRRRTCSKSEPGKPPAPAQGEESGEGKKWTPEKPRGKGGPPSFPSRQRRFQYGNYTKYYGYRNPDRGDDPRLAVLRADWFRGKDILDLGCNSGHLTLRIARDLRPARIVGVDIDGGLVHSARRNIRHYLSEEARAPGRRFPVSLAKCKGPIAAPPVALDRQTVPGFPNNVTFVQGNYVLEKDELLETQRPEYDVILCLSLTKWIHLNWGDDGLKRMFKRIYRHLRPGGIFILEPQPWSSYGKRRKLTETIYRNYYKIIFKPDQFTSYLLSPEVGFSSYELVGTPQSTSKGYGVAVQGLMKDSSVPFTSFTRIVNPVQAKTSKASFWLLFLFLSFIGGSFLTISSF, encoded by the exons ATGAGcccgatgatgatgatgatgaagaagaAGCAGCAGCCGCTGGAGGACGGGAGCGGCACCCTGCTCAAGCCCGAGTACCTGTCCAAGGTGgcggaggaggtggtggaaggcGACCGGGTGGTTGagtcggcggcggcggcggctcctgctcctcccggaGCCGAGCTGAGTCGGCCCCGCAACGGTCTGCAGGCCCGCGGCTGCAAGCGGCGCCACAGCAGCATCAGCTCCGGCTTCAAGCACCCGGGCTTCAAGCAGCAGCAGCGGCGGCAGCGGGCGGCCTCGGACTGCGACCCGGTGCTGCCCAGCAATTTCTTGCTGGGCGGCAACATCTTCGACCCGCTCAACCTCAACAGCCTGCTGGACGAGGAGGTGAGCCGGGCGCTCAACGCCGAGACGCCCAAGTCATCGCCGCTGCCGAGTCGCAGCCGGGAGCCGGTCGAGATCCTGGTGCCCCGCGACATCACGGACCCGCTCAGCCTCAACCGCGACTCCGAGGTGCCGCCGTCGCCGCTCAAGCTGGGCCGTAAGCGGCGGCACCGGCACGGGCACCACCCGGTGGAGGAGCCTCCCGGGCCGGCGGCGGCCGACGTGGTAGCGGAGCCCGAGCCCTACGAGCTGAACACGGCCATCAACTGCAGGGAGGAGATCGTGTCGCCGGTGCTGCGGGGAGCGGAGCCGGGCTCGGCGGCCGGAGGAGGGACCAGGCACCGCAAGAGGCGGCGGACTTGCAGTAAGTCGGAGCCGGGCAAGCCCCCGGCTCCGGCTCAGGGcgaggagagtggggaggggaagaaatggACGCCGGAGAAGCCGCGGGGTAAGGGCGGCCCGCCCAGCTTCCCGAGCCGCCAGCGGCGCTTCCAGTACGGGAACTACACAAAGTACTACGGCTACCGCAACCCGGACCGCGGCGACGATCCGCGCCTCGCCGTCCTGCGGGCCGACTGGTTCCGCGGTAAGGACATCCTCGACCTGGGCTGCAACTCGGGCCACCTCACGCTGCGCATCGCCCGCGACCTGCGGCCGGCCCGCATCGTCGGAGTTGACATCGACGGGGGCCTTGTCCACTCGGCCCGCCGCAACATCCGCCACTACCTGTCGGAGGAAGCGAGGGCCCCGGGCCGCCGCTTCCCCGTATCGCTGGCCAAGTGCAAGGGGCCGATCGCCGCGCCGCCCGTCGCCCTCGACCGTCAGACTGTGCCCGGCTTCCCCAACAACGTCACCTTCGTCCAG GGAAACTACGTGTTGGAGAAGGACGAGTTGCTGGAAACGCAGAGACCAGAATATGATGTCATCCTATGCTTGAGTCTGACAAAATGGATTCATCTCAACTGGGGCGATGACGGGCTGAAACGAATGTTCAAGCGCATCTACAGGCATTTGCGGCCGGGCGGGATTTTCATCCTGGAGCCACAGCCCTGGTCTTCCTATGGAAAACGACGGAAACTTACG GAGACAATCTACAGGAACTActataaaatcatctttaaaccAGATCAGTTTACGTCTTATCTTTTGTCCCCAGAAGTTGGATTTTCCAGTTATGAGCTGGTGGGAACACCTCAAAGCACATCTAAAG GCTATGGTGTGGCTGTGCAAGGCCTTATGAAG GATTCCAGCGTCCCGTTTACCTCTTTCACAAGAATCGTCAATCCAGTGCAAGCTAAGACTTCCAAAGCCAGTTTCTGGCTGCTGTTTCTGTTTCTTTCGTTCATCGGTGGCTCTTTCCTGACCATCTCCTCTTTTTAA
- the LOC132396925 gene encoding 7SK snRNA methylphosphate capping enzyme-like isoform X2: MSPMMMMMKKKQQPLEDGSGTLLKPEYLSKVAEEVVEGDRVVESAAAAAPAPPGAELSRPRNGLQARGCKRRHSSISSGFKHPGFKQQQRRQRAASDCDPVLPSNFLLGGNIFDPLNLNSLLDEEVSRALNAETPKSSPLPSRSREPVEILVPRDITDPLSLNRDSEVPPSPLKLGRKRRHRHGHHPVEEPPGPAAADVVAEPEPYELNTAINCREEIVSPVLRGAEPGSAAGGGTRHRKRRRTCSKSEPGKPPAPAQGEESGEGKKWTPEKPRGKGGPPSFPSRQRRFQYGNYTKYYGYRNPDRGDDPRLAVLRADWFRGKDILDLGCNSGHLTLRIARDLRPARIVGVDIDGGLVHSARRNIRHYLSEEARAPGRRFPVSLAKCKGPIAAPPVALDRQTVPGFPNNVTFVQGNYVLEKDELLETQRPEYDVILCLSLTKWIHLNWGDDGLKRMFKRIYRHLRPGGIFILEPQPWSSYGKRRKLTETIYRNYYKIIFKPDQFTSYLLSPEVGFSSYELVGTPQSTSKGFQRPVYLFHKNRQSSAS; encoded by the exons ATGAGcccgatgatgatgatgatgaagaagaAGCAGCAGCCGCTGGAGGACGGGAGCGGCACCCTGCTCAAGCCCGAGTACCTGTCCAAGGTGgcggaggaggtggtggaaggcGACCGGGTGGTTGagtcggcggcggcggcggctcctgctcctcccggaGCCGAGCTGAGTCGGCCCCGCAACGGTCTGCAGGCCCGCGGCTGCAAGCGGCGCCACAGCAGCATCAGCTCCGGCTTCAAGCACCCGGGCTTCAAGCAGCAGCAGCGGCGGCAGCGGGCGGCCTCGGACTGCGACCCGGTGCTGCCCAGCAATTTCTTGCTGGGCGGCAACATCTTCGACCCGCTCAACCTCAACAGCCTGCTGGACGAGGAGGTGAGCCGGGCGCTCAACGCCGAGACGCCCAAGTCATCGCCGCTGCCGAGTCGCAGCCGGGAGCCGGTCGAGATCCTGGTGCCCCGCGACATCACGGACCCGCTCAGCCTCAACCGCGACTCCGAGGTGCCGCCGTCGCCGCTCAAGCTGGGCCGTAAGCGGCGGCACCGGCACGGGCACCACCCGGTGGAGGAGCCTCCCGGGCCGGCGGCGGCCGACGTGGTAGCGGAGCCCGAGCCCTACGAGCTGAACACGGCCATCAACTGCAGGGAGGAGATCGTGTCGCCGGTGCTGCGGGGAGCGGAGCCGGGCTCGGCGGCCGGAGGAGGGACCAGGCACCGCAAGAGGCGGCGGACTTGCAGTAAGTCGGAGCCGGGCAAGCCCCCGGCTCCGGCTCAGGGcgaggagagtggggaggggaagaaatggACGCCGGAGAAGCCGCGGGGTAAGGGCGGCCCGCCCAGCTTCCCGAGCCGCCAGCGGCGCTTCCAGTACGGGAACTACACAAAGTACTACGGCTACCGCAACCCGGACCGCGGCGACGATCCGCGCCTCGCCGTCCTGCGGGCCGACTGGTTCCGCGGTAAGGACATCCTCGACCTGGGCTGCAACTCGGGCCACCTCACGCTGCGCATCGCCCGCGACCTGCGGCCGGCCCGCATCGTCGGAGTTGACATCGACGGGGGCCTTGTCCACTCGGCCCGCCGCAACATCCGCCACTACCTGTCGGAGGAAGCGAGGGCCCCGGGCCGCCGCTTCCCCGTATCGCTGGCCAAGTGCAAGGGGCCGATCGCCGCGCCGCCCGTCGCCCTCGACCGTCAGACTGTGCCCGGCTTCCCCAACAACGTCACCTTCGTCCAG GGAAACTACGTGTTGGAGAAGGACGAGTTGCTGGAAACGCAGAGACCAGAATATGATGTCATCCTATGCTTGAGTCTGACAAAATGGATTCATCTCAACTGGGGCGATGACGGGCTGAAACGAATGTTCAAGCGCATCTACAGGCATTTGCGGCCGGGCGGGATTTTCATCCTGGAGCCACAGCCCTGGTCTTCCTATGGAAAACGACGGAAACTTACG GAGACAATCTACAGGAACTActataaaatcatctttaaaccAGATCAGTTTACGTCTTATCTTTTGTCCCCAGAAGTTGGATTTTCCAGTTATGAGCTGGTGGGAACACCTCAAAGCACATCTAAAG GATTCCAGCGTCCCGTTTACCTCTTTCACAAGAATCGTCAATCCAGTGCAAGCTAA